One genomic window of Halovivax cerinus includes the following:
- a CDS encoding DUF7524 family protein produces MPESITVHVNRSERGAIEVDRPSIETDRAFEVRVKNHGEPLHLFVRASDEIAEALTVEETNPYVAAGDSTVVPVTVHAHSGPSTGAVRLETGFGANATDVAVTLTGGVGDDHRVDVDERLATPATDEDMDGSTVDALFSGVGVDGLAVGGLVALALLVGTATAATIRGPVGALSLVLVLGGIAVGLALLLRDRVDTENQSE; encoded by the coding sequence GTGCCCGAGTCGATCACCGTCCACGTCAATCGGTCCGAACGCGGTGCGATCGAGGTGGACCGACCGTCGATCGAAACCGACCGGGCCTTCGAGGTGCGCGTGAAGAATCACGGCGAACCGCTCCACCTCTTCGTTCGAGCGAGCGACGAAATCGCCGAGGCGCTCACCGTCGAAGAGACGAATCCATACGTGGCAGCCGGGGACTCGACCGTCGTACCGGTGACCGTCCACGCTCACTCGGGTCCGTCGACTGGGGCCGTCCGCCTCGAGACGGGATTCGGCGCCAACGCGACCGACGTCGCCGTCACACTCACCGGCGGCGTCGGCGACGACCATCGCGTCGACGTGGACGAACGACTCGCGACGCCCGCGACCGACGAAGACATGGACGGGTCCACGGTCGACGCCCTGTTCTCCGGAGTCGGCGTCGACGGCCTGGCGGTCGGTGGGCTCGTCGCCCTCGCGCTCCTCGTCGGCACCGCCACGGCGGCGACGATCCGTGGACCGGTCGGAGCCCTCAGTCTCGTACTCGTCCTCGGCGGCATCGCGGTCGGGCTCGCGTTGCTTCTCCGCGACCGGGTCGACACTGAGAATCAGAGCGAGTGA
- a CDS encoding TIGR04024 family LLM class F420-dependent oxidoreductase, producing the protein MTELDYFADVAHFDRPRSIAERAARAEELGYRTITVGETTGWNVVTPLSLIAERTDEIALGTAVLSPYGRSPALLAQTALTLADASDGRFRLGLGPSSPAITERWHGRSFDRPLRRLRETVEAVRTVTTEGTSKYHGDVIDADGLGYERERPATPPPIDLATLGPTATELAGRFGDGWIPQLFTRDGLESRLGDLRRGAELGGRTVDDIRVSPMVRCVVDEDRDRARSLARSAVAFMLGAYGPFYGDSVAKQGYPDVVADIRDAWAERDADAMTAALPDVLLDELAATGSADEVREWVADYAAIDGVDAVAVTFVRGMDDEDRDRTMTALAELMD; encoded by the coding sequence ATGACAGAACTCGATTATTTCGCAGACGTCGCTCACTTCGATCGACCGCGATCGATCGCCGAACGCGCCGCTCGCGCGGAGGAACTGGGGTATCGGACGATAACGGTCGGCGAGACGACCGGCTGGAACGTCGTGACGCCACTCTCGTTGATCGCCGAGCGAACCGACGAGATTGCGCTCGGGACGGCGGTCCTCTCACCGTACGGACGGTCGCCGGCGCTGCTGGCCCAGACCGCGCTCACCCTCGCCGACGCCTCCGACGGGCGCTTTCGGCTCGGTCTCGGCCCGAGTTCGCCGGCGATCACCGAGCGGTGGCACGGTCGCTCGTTCGACCGACCGCTCAGACGGCTCCGCGAAACCGTAGAGGCCGTCCGAACGGTCACCACTGAGGGGACGTCCAAATACCACGGCGACGTGATCGACGCCGACGGACTCGGATACGAACGGGAGCGACCGGCGACGCCGCCACCGATCGACCTCGCCACGCTCGGCCCCACGGCGACGGAACTCGCCGGCCGGTTCGGCGACGGCTGGATACCCCAGCTGTTCACCCGCGACGGGCTCGAATCGAGACTCGGGGACCTTCGCCGCGGTGCCGAGCTCGGCGGCAGAACCGTCGACGACATCCGCGTCTCCCCGATGGTCAGGTGTGTCGTCGACGAGGATCGAGACCGGGCGCGCTCGCTCGCCCGATCCGCAGTCGCGTTCATGCTCGGCGCGTACGGGCCGTTCTACGGCGATTCAGTTGCGAAGCAGGGGTATCCGGACGTCGTGGCAGATATCAGGGACGCCTGGGCGGAACGCGACGCTGACGCGATGACGGCCGCGCTGCCAGACGTGCTGCTCGACGAACTCGCGGCCACGGGCAGCGCCGACGAGGTTCGCGAGTGGGTCGCCGACTACGCCGCGATCGACGGCGTCGACGCGGTGGCGGTCACGTTCGTGCGAGGGATGGACGACGAGGATCGCGACCGAACCATGACCGCGCTGGCCGAACTGATGGACTGA
- a CDS encoding GNAT family N-acetyltransferase, protein MTSLFPETIRTDRLRLELVTPETVDLFEFYEHAGNDPDIEDVTRYLTWDPHDTPKETFDFVAHVGEKYESGDGATYVIRPRDGEDSAGEFAGVAGATVHWNRRTMTLGTWLRKPFWGRRYSGERAAAMMQLAFDRLDLDVVAVTAHVDNEKSNRAIQRYVEAHGGREEGMLRNWDTYGDEPVDVRRYTVSSEEWAENRTEPAAEFEG, encoded by the coding sequence ATGACATCACTCTTTCCCGAGACGATTCGAACGGACAGGCTCCGGTTGGAACTCGTCACTCCAGAGACCGTCGATCTCTTCGAGTTCTACGAGCACGCGGGGAACGATCCCGACATCGAAGACGTCACCCGCTACCTCACCTGGGACCCACACGACACGCCGAAGGAGACGTTCGACTTCGTCGCGCACGTCGGCGAGAAGTACGAATCGGGAGACGGTGCCACGTACGTGATTCGGCCGCGCGACGGCGAAGACAGCGCCGGCGAGTTCGCCGGCGTCGCCGGAGCGACCGTCCATTGGAACCGCCGGACGATGACGCTCGGTACCTGGCTCCGCAAACCGTTCTGGGGGCGCCGGTACTCCGGCGAACGCGCGGCGGCGATGATGCAACTGGCGTTCGACCGGCTGGACCTCGACGTCGTCGCGGTGACCGCACACGTCGACAACGAGAAGTCGAACCGGGCGATCCAGCGGTACGTCGAGGCCCACGGCGGCCGCGAGGAGGGAATGCTCCGGAACTGGGACACCTACGGCGACGAACCGGTCGACGTCCGCCGGTACACCGTCTCCAGCGAAGAGTGGGCCGAAAACCGGACCGAACCGGCCGCCGAGTTCGAGGGCTGA
- a CDS encoding GNAT family N-acetyltransferase, protein MTDLFPATLETDRLELTAVEPVDSVVFEHYEAFVDDPDPETVYEYVPLSPPATPADSRSFVDHVGSNRAEGRAITYALRPKAGEDGAGTLAGTTTLFAEWDRETASSSILLRKPFWGRGYSGERAGALLDLAFDRLDLSHFEVSCVAGNDRSKRAIETYVDAHGGRYDGRFRHAHAIDGEPVDLHRFSVSLTEYRSATGDAE, encoded by the coding sequence GTGACCGACCTGTTCCCGGCCACACTCGAAACCGACCGCCTCGAGTTAACCGCGGTCGAACCGGTCGACAGCGTCGTCTTCGAACACTACGAGGCGTTCGTCGACGACCCCGACCCGGAGACGGTCTACGAGTACGTGCCGCTCTCGCCGCCCGCGACGCCCGCCGACTCGCGCTCGTTCGTCGACCACGTCGGGTCGAATCGAGCGGAGGGACGAGCGATCACCTACGCACTCCGTCCGAAAGCCGGCGAGGACGGGGCCGGTACGCTCGCCGGGACGACGACGCTGTTCGCCGAGTGGGACCGCGAGACGGCCTCCTCGTCGATCCTCCTCCGCAAACCCTTCTGGGGCCGCGGGTACTCCGGCGAGCGGGCCGGCGCCCTGCTCGACCTGGCGTTCGATCGGCTCGACCTGTCTCACTTCGAGGTGTCCTGCGTCGCCGGGAACGACCGTTCGAAACGCGCAATCGAGACGTACGTCGACGCACACGGCGGTCGGTACGACGGCCGATTCCGCCACGCACACGCGATCGACGGGGAACCGGTCGACCTCCATCGCTTCTCGGTCTCGCTGACCGAGTACCGGTCGGCGACCGGCGACGCCGAGTGA
- the artA gene encoding archaeosortase A has product MGASDYLAWLSIAAFVLAIGLEWRDEVDAARYVAAGASALFGIFWLTMVPHYWYEMRSPLETLLALAALPLCLYAAFLLVRGRESMLILVRAVAVMGIIYLPVETIPIAREWLIETTAYQTHLAMDLVAESPGLETGDNGYRSRFAFDPDQTATGWTTYIVLACTGIGSMAIFGGLIASVRAPLRRKAVGFVAAVGVIWFLNLVRNVIISLATPHGWFQHDVFVYVATEWMGGVEPQTSFLISHNVLFQPGSVIALIGIAYVVITIVPEVVEPLEEVLYVLTGSEYDLSAALGAEPETGKAAGD; this is encoded by the coding sequence ATGGGCGCGTCCGACTACCTCGCGTGGCTCTCGATCGCGGCGTTCGTCCTGGCGATCGGCCTCGAGTGGCGCGACGAGGTCGACGCGGCGCGCTACGTGGCCGCCGGCGCGAGCGCGCTCTTTGGCATCTTCTGGCTCACGATGGTTCCACACTACTGGTACGAGATGCGGAGTCCGCTAGAGACGCTGCTCGCCCTGGCGGCGCTCCCGCTGTGTCTGTACGCGGCGTTCCTCCTCGTCCGGGGCCGGGAGTCGATGCTGATCCTCGTCCGGGCCGTCGCCGTCATGGGGATCATCTACCTGCCGGTGGAGACCATCCCGATAGCCCGGGAGTGGCTCATCGAGACGACGGCCTACCAGACGCACCTCGCGATGGATCTCGTCGCGGAGAGTCCCGGTCTAGAGACCGGCGACAACGGCTACCGCAGCCGGTTCGCGTTCGATCCGGACCAGACGGCGACCGGGTGGACGACCTACATCGTCCTCGCGTGCACCGGCATCGGGAGTATGGCCATCTTCGGCGGCCTGATCGCCTCGGTCCGCGCTCCGTTGCGTCGGAAAGCCGTCGGCTTCGTCGCCGCCGTGGGCGTCATCTGGTTCCTGAACCTCGTTCGCAACGTCATCATCTCGCTCGCGACGCCGCACGGCTGGTTCCAGCACGACGTCTTCGTCTACGTCGCGACCGAGTGGATGGGCGGCGTCGAACCCCAGACCTCGTTCCTCATCTCCCACAACGTCCTCTTCCAGCCCGGTTCCGTGATCGCACTGATCGGAATCGCCTACGTCGTCATCACCATCGTCCCCGAGGTGGTCGAACCCCTCGAAGAGGTCCTGTACGTCCTCACCGGCTCCGAGTACGACCTCTCGGCTGCCCTCGGGGCCGAACCCGAAACGGGGAAGGCCGCGGGCGACTGA
- a CDS encoding metallophosphoesterase has protein sequence MPPPAIRTLSFAERAVYVESAETLVLADPHLGRGVASAVDAPIDAADETVGRVATLLDRFDPQTVVVAGDLLHSFSHVPTDVRETVETLRRTLDRTGVSLVCTPGNHDTMLADIFDGETADAYRLDDGETLVCHGHERPIPGRESADGAPPALYVIGHDHPALSVDGRKHPCFLFVPPAGAAVDAAVLVLPAFSRLARGTTINTRRARDFQSPLVTDVDGASPVVRDVAGEETLRFPPLGECRHAL, from the coding sequence ATGCCCCCACCGGCGATCCGCACGCTCTCGTTCGCCGAACGCGCCGTCTACGTCGAGTCCGCCGAGACGCTCGTCCTCGCCGACCCACACCTGGGCCGCGGAGTCGCGTCGGCGGTCGACGCACCGATCGACGCTGCAGACGAGACTGTCGGACGCGTCGCGACACTCCTCGATCGGTTCGATCCGCAAACGGTGGTCGTCGCCGGCGATCTGCTCCACTCGTTCTCGCACGTTCCGACCGACGTTCGCGAGACCGTCGAGACGCTCCGGCGGACGCTCGATCGCACCGGCGTTTCTCTCGTCTGTACACCGGGAAACCACGACACGATGCTCGCCGACATCTTCGACGGCGAGACGGCCGACGCGTACCGACTCGACGACGGGGAAACGCTCGTCTGTCACGGGCACGAGCGACCGATTCCCGGGCGTGAATCCGCCGACGGTGCACCCCCGGCGCTGTACGTGATCGGCCACGACCACCCCGCGCTCTCGGTGGACGGGCGAAAGCACCCCTGTTTTCTGTTCGTGCCGCCGGCTGGAGCCGCGGTCGACGCCGCGGTGCTCGTCCTCCCGGCGTTCTCGCGTCTCGCGCGCGGAACGACGATCAACACGCGCCGCGCGCGGGACTTTCAGTCGCCGCTGGTGACGGACGTCGACGGTGCGTCACCGGTCGTCAGAGACGTCGCTGGCGAGGAGACGCTCCGGTTCCCGCCACTCGGCGAGTGTCGCCACGCCCTCTGA
- a CDS encoding Zn-ribbon domain-containing OB-fold protein translates to MSEPTESRRVVAESRPLPSLEETPYAREFWDAATEGRLVVQRCETCARMQYFPRPRCGTCGGSVEWIEASGLGTVFSHTVIRRPVSNPAFRETVPYVTAYVTLEEGPRLFTRLVGCEPDTVERGMPVSVAFEQVSETVTLPTFEPR, encoded by the coding sequence GTGAGTGAGCCGACGGAGTCGCGGAGAGTCGTCGCGGAGTCGCGGCCGCTCCCGTCGCTCGAAGAGACACCGTACGCGCGCGAGTTCTGGGACGCCGCGACAGAGGGGCGACTGGTCGTTCAGCGGTGTGAGACCTGCGCCAGGATGCAGTACTTTCCGCGACCGCGGTGTGGGACGTGCGGGGGGTCGGTCGAGTGGATCGAAGCGTCCGGGCTCGGAACGGTGTTCAGTCACACGGTGATCCGCCGACCGGTTTCGAACCCCGCGTTCCGCGAGACGGTTCCCTACGTCACCGCGTACGTGACACTCGAGGAGGGACCGCGACTGTTCACGAGGCTCGTCGGGTGCGAGCCCGACACGGTCGAGCGGGGGATGCCGGTGTCGGTCGCGTTCGAACAGGTGTCCGAGACGGTGACGCTCCCGACGTTCGAACCGCGATAA
- a CDS encoding thiolase family protein: MPFEDVAIVGVGETATRRPDDPAELRSLERLYADAAATTLRSAGLPHAAVDGVGVVRSGVDTPANFVGHLVETLGFETVRWTTTADVGGANAISLVLQGALAIDAGIVETFLGLGADTPVDPTDPSAGLFGRDPRGYVRNYMDPLGTQGPNSRLAHVQAVHADEYGTTREQLGHVAVAQRRHATLNSRAWFDDPIDLDAYLDATPIADPIGLLDCVIPVNGGFGVLLTSAERASELDVDPIEIAGFGECSNHGDSRSPAVTTTGVAVAGREAFRRAGIGPDAIDCWQLYDDYPIIVAMQVEDLGLCPKGDGGPFVAGTDLGYDGDVPLNTSGGQLSAGQPGMAAGFVQLVEGIRQLQREAGTRQVPGATRGVVTGAGGVAYGKPLRHCSVLVVERGDRS; this comes from the coding sequence ATGCCGTTCGAGGACGTGGCGATCGTCGGTGTCGGCGAGACGGCGACTCGTCGACCGGACGATCCAGCCGAACTGCGAAGTCTCGAACGGCTGTACGCGGATGCGGCCGCGACGACGCTCCGGTCCGCCGGTCTCCCGCACGCAGCGGTCGACGGTGTCGGCGTCGTTCGATCCGGGGTCGATACCCCGGCTAACTTCGTCGGCCACCTCGTCGAGACGCTCGGCTTCGAGACCGTCCGGTGGACGACGACGGCTGACGTCGGCGGCGCGAACGCGATCTCGCTGGTGCTGCAGGGGGCGCTGGCGATCGACGCCGGCATCGTCGAGACGTTCCTCGGGCTCGGTGCCGACACGCCCGTCGATCCGACGGACCCATCGGCAGGACTGTTCGGGCGCGACCCCAGGGGATACGTCAGAAACTACATGGACCCGTTGGGTACCCAGGGGCCGAACTCCCGACTCGCCCACGTCCAGGCCGTTCACGCCGACGAGTACGGCACGACTCGCGAGCAACTGGGCCACGTCGCCGTCGCCCAGCGGCGCCACGCGACACTGAACTCACGCGCGTGGTTCGACGACCCGATAGACCTGGACGCGTACCTGGACGCCACGCCGATCGCCGATCCGATCGGCCTGCTCGACTGCGTGATCCCGGTCAACGGGGGGTTCGGCGTGCTCCTCACGTCGGCCGAGCGTGCCTCGGAGCTGGACGTCGACCCCATCGAAATCGCCGGTTTCGGCGAGTGTTCGAACCACGGAGACTCGCGGTCTCCGGCCGTCACGACGACGGGCGTCGCCGTCGCCGGTCGGGAGGCGTTCCGTCGCGCAGGCATCGGTCCCGACGCGATCGACTGCTGGCAACTGTACGACGATTACCCGATCATCGTCGCGATGCAGGTAGAGGACCTCGGGCTCTGTCCAAAGGGTGACGGCGGGCCGTTCGTCGCCGGCACGGACCTCGGATACGACGGCGACGTTCCCCTGAACACGTCCGGCGGGCAACTCTCGGCCGGGCAGCCGGGGATGGCGGCCGGCTTCGTCCAGCTCGTCGAGGGGATCCGGCAGCTCCAGCGCGAGGCCGGTACCAGACAGGTTCCGGGGGCGACCCGTGGCGTCGTCACCGGGGCGGGCGGCGTGGCCTACGGGAAACCCCTTCGGCACTGTTCCGTACTCGTGGTAGAGCGGGGTGATCGGTCGTGA
- a CDS encoding threonine synthase has product METTEAFTGLECRACDRFYDPQTGTHRCVECGGILDPTYDYDAVAVDRTTFADRPFDSLWRYAELLPFERDVAVTMDEGATPTVECPTLADELGVGELVIKDEGRNPTGTFKDRGATVAVTAAVQHGASDVVLPSAGNAGQAAAAYAGRAGLDSHVYLPSRSSFTTKAMVNVHGGDLTVSGGRIGDAGAAAADGMEEHDDWYPLSSFVTPYRHEGKKTMLYELVEQREWDVPDAVVYPTGGGVGLVGMYKAAREWEALGLIDEIPSFYAAQATGCAPIVEAFEDGREEHEPIEHPDTICGGIEIPDPGASRWILSALRESGGGAVATDDDEILDAAVAVAQHEGVEMAPTAAAAASGAWALTEAGEFGDEDTVAIVNTGAGTKNADVLRSHLMGQGI; this is encoded by the coding sequence ATGGAGACCACCGAGGCGTTCACCGGACTGGAGTGTCGGGCCTGCGATCGGTTCTACGACCCACAGACGGGGACCCATCGCTGTGTGGAGTGTGGCGGCATTCTCGATCCGACCTACGACTACGACGCGGTCGCGGTCGACCGGACGACGTTCGCCGACCGGCCGTTCGATTCGCTGTGGCGGTACGCCGAACTGCTCCCGTTCGAGCGCGACGTCGCGGTGACGATGGACGAGGGCGCGACGCCGACGGTCGAGTGCCCGACGTTGGCCGACGAACTCGGCGTTGGCGAGCTCGTCATAAAAGACGAGGGACGCAATCCGACGGGCACGTTCAAGGATCGCGGTGCGACGGTGGCGGTCACGGCGGCCGTCCAGCACGGCGCGAGCGACGTCGTCCTGCCGTCGGCGGGCAACGCCGGACAGGCCGCCGCGGCCTACGCCGGTCGCGCCGGGCTCGACTCGCACGTCTACCTCCCATCACGGTCGAGTTTCACGACGAAGGCGATGGTGAACGTCCACGGGGGCGACCTGACAGTCAGCGGCGGCCGCATCGGTGACGCCGGCGCCGCCGCGGCCGACGGCATGGAAGAACACGACGACTGGTACCCGCTGTCGTCGTTCGTCACACCGTACCGTCACGAAGGGAAGAAGACGATGCTGTACGAACTCGTAGAACAGCGCGAGTGGGACGTGCCGGACGCGGTCGTCTACCCGACCGGTGGCGGCGTCGGGCTCGTCGGCATGTACAAGGCCGCCCGCGAGTGGGAAGCGCTCGGGCTGATCGACGAGATACCCTCGTTCTACGCCGCCCAGGCCACCGGGTGTGCGCCGATCGTCGAGGCGTTCGAGGACGGGCGCGAAGAACACGAGCCGATCGAGCATCCGGACACCATCTGCGGCGGTATCGAGATTCCTGACCCCGGCGCGAGCCGGTGGATTCTCTCGGCGCTTCGCGAGAGCGGTGGCGGCGCCGTCGCGACCGACGACGACGAGATCTTAGACGCCGCCGTCGCTGTCGCCCAACACGAGGGGGTCGAGATGGCGCCGACCGCGGCCGCAGCGGCGAGCGGCGCCTGGGCGCTCACTGAGGCAGGAGAGTTCGGCGACGAGGACACCGTCGCCATCGTCAACACCGGCGCCGGCACCAAGAACGCGGACGTGCTGCGAAGTCACCTCATGGGGCAGGGGATCTGA
- a CDS encoding DUF5802 family protein: protein MFERFSQSYYLGRLYVTPTETDQVTMERAQHERVNEQLYATGDGVERLDTPLVMKLDAQHFPVHGSSSIPANTLAVPADVLENTDIENPPTVSSVFLASRERARQLLQFAGWNPDEPLSGTDGEIDPAAGM from the coding sequence ATGTTCGAGCGGTTCTCGCAGAGCTATTACCTGGGTCGACTCTACGTGACCCCGACCGAGACCGATCAGGTCACGATGGAACGAGCACAACACGAGCGGGTGAACGAACAGCTGTACGCCACCGGCGACGGCGTCGAACGGCTGGACACACCGCTCGTAATGAAACTAGACGCCCAGCACTTCCCGGTCCACGGCAGCTCGTCGATCCCGGCGAACACGCTCGCCGTTCCGGCTGACGTCCTCGAGAACACGGACATCGAGAACCCGCCGACGGTGTCGTCGGTGTTCCTCGCCAGCCGCGAGCGGGCGCGGCAGTTACTCCAGTTCGCCGGCTGGAACCCCGACGAACCGCTATCGGGCACCGATGGCGAGATCGATCCCGCCGCAGGCATGTAA
- a CDS encoding Vms1/Ankzf1 family peptidyl-tRNA hydrolase — MSKLDEWLGRASLRDRIDELETECDRLRERYEAESERRRDAVSARQDAEERVNRLEDRIAQLEGALERRDDASDDLRYRRRERLRGNRLEEVVSRLQSLRAGPESVLTASVEANGAPEAVASALDDRARLAEEAAPCLVVVDDAGLVSIALDGPLATDVEPTWSDRVELDPAQFQPTGPHLLALARADLFAIGRYDGTDRVQYAGFESDVKGAHSKGGFSQARFERIRAEQIDDHVAQATAAIEDVRDEAADLPLYLVGQRDVLDDLADELDQRPDAIATVDATGDPESALEDAHRAFWTTELLGL; from the coding sequence ATGTCGAAGCTCGACGAGTGGCTGGGCCGGGCCTCGCTCAGAGATCGGATCGACGAGCTCGAAACCGAGTGTGACCGGCTCCGCGAGCGATACGAAGCCGAGTCCGAACGGCGTCGCGACGCCGTCAGCGCGCGCCAGGATGCCGAAGAACGGGTCAATCGTCTCGAAGATCGGATCGCTCAACTGGAGGGTGCGCTCGAACGACGTGACGACGCGAGCGACGACCTGCGGTATCGCCGTCGAGAGCGGCTTCGGGGGAACCGACTGGAAGAGGTCGTATCCCGCCTCCAGTCGCTCCGCGCGGGCCCGGAGTCCGTTTTGACGGCGTCGGTCGAAGCGAACGGTGCTCCGGAGGCGGTGGCGTCGGCCCTCGACGATCGAGCGCGACTCGCCGAGGAGGCCGCACCCTGTCTCGTCGTCGTCGACGACGCCGGCCTCGTCTCGATCGCACTCGACGGCCCGCTCGCCACCGACGTCGAGCCGACCTGGAGCGACCGCGTCGAACTCGATCCGGCACAGTTCCAGCCGACGGGCCCACACCTCCTGGCGCTCGCCAGAGCGGATCTCTTCGCGATCGGCCGATACGATGGGACCGATCGCGTCCAGTACGCCGGGTTCGAGAGCGACGTCAAGGGCGCACACTCGAAAGGCGGGTTCTCGCAGGCACGGTTCGAACGAATTCGGGCGGAACAGATCGACGACCACGTCGCCCAGGCGACGGCGGCGATCGAGGACGTCCGCGACGAGGCCGCCGACCTGCCCCTCTACCTCGTCGGCCAGCGCGACGTACTCGACGACCTCGCCGACGAACTGGACCAGCGGCCCGACGCGATCGCGACCGTCGACGCCACCGGCGACCCGGAGAGCGCCCTCGAAGACGCACACCGGGCGTTCTGGACGACCGAGTTGCTCGGATTGTAG
- a CDS encoding DUF1611 domain-containing protein, with translation MRVALLAHEQFPDRAKTAQGILRYADYDVVAVLDRASAGDRVAEHVTDVQDAPIVAGMDDVDESIDALVIGIAPIGGGFEESWRPDVRAALERGCDVVSGLHYFLAEDEAFDALADEHGGEIWDVRQPPENLTVSEGVAADVDAKIVCTVGTDCSVGKMTATMELVEAAREAGHDAAVIPTGQTGIVVEGWGNPVDRVISDFTAGAVEQMILEKGDDHDLLVVEGQGSIVHPAYSAVTCGILHGAMADRLVLCHEAGRERIHGYESFALQPIPTYVDLYESLAAPVNEAEVVAGMLNTRSVDGDDAAREAIDAFANELGGPATDPIRFDAAEVLEAIV, from the coding sequence ATGCGCGTTGCACTCCTCGCCCACGAGCAGTTTCCCGACCGGGCCAAGACCGCCCAGGGAATTCTCCGGTACGCGGACTACGACGTGGTGGCCGTCCTCGATCGCGCCAGCGCGGGCGACCGCGTCGCCGAGCACGTCACCGACGTCCAGGACGCCCCGATCGTCGCAGGGATGGACGACGTCGACGAGTCGATCGACGCCCTGGTGATCGGTATCGCCCCGATCGGCGGCGGCTTCGAGGAGTCCTGGCGGCCGGACGTCCGCGCCGCCCTCGAACGCGGCTGCGACGTCGTCTCCGGGCTCCACTACTTCCTCGCCGAAGACGAGGCGTTCGACGCCCTCGCCGACGAGCACGGCGGCGAGATCTGGGACGTCAGGCAGCCGCCCGAAAACCTCACGGTCAGCGAGGGGGTCGCCGCGGACGTCGACGCCAAGATCGTCTGTACGGTCGGCACCGACTGCTCGGTGGGGAAGATGACGGCCACCATGGAACTCGTCGAGGCCGCTCGCGAGGCGGGCCACGACGCGGCCGTCATCCCGACGGGTCAGACCGGTATCGTGGTCGAGGGCTGGGGCAATCCCGTCGATCGCGTGATCAGTGACTTCACCGCCGGCGCCGTCGAGCAGATGATCCTGGAGAAGGGCGACGACCACGACCTGCTCGTCGTCGAGGGCCAGGGAAGTATCGTCCACCCGGCCTACTCGGCTGTCACCTGCGGCATCCTCCACGGCGCGATGGCCGACCGGCTCGTCCTCTGTCACGAGGCCGGCCGCGAGCGGATCCACGGCTACGAGTCGTTCGCCCTCCAGCCGATCCCGACGTACGTGGACCTCTACGAGTCACTCGCTGCACCGGTGAACGAGGCCGAGGTGGTCGCGGGGATGCTCAACACGCGGAGCGTCGACGGCGACGACGCGGCCCGGGAGGCGATCGACGCCTTCGCAAACGAGCTGGGCGGGCCCGCAACCGACCCCATCCGCTTCGACGCGGCCGAGGTCCTGGAGGCGATCGTATGA